The DNA window atcccctttccgattgtttggggcatccggaaaaaagcttgtcctggagaagacaaggtgagcactaccatcagtcctgtgtcatgccaacagtaaagcatcctgagaccatttatgcgtggggttgcttctcagccaagggggtgggctcactcacaattttgcctaagaacacagccatgaataaagaatggtaccaacacatcctcagagagcaacttctcccaaccatccaagaacagtttggtgacaaaaaATTCCTTTTCCAGCATAATGGAGCACCttaccataaggcaaaagtgataactaagtggctcggggaacaaaatatCAAAATTTTGGGACCATGGctaggaaactccccagaccttaatctcattgagaacttgtggtcaatcctcaaggaGCGGgtgtggacaaacaaaaacccacaaattctgacaaactccgagcattgattatgcaagaatgggctgccatcagtcaggatgtggcccagaagttaattgacagcatgccagggcggattgctgaggtcttgaaaaagaagggtcaacactgcaaatattgactctttgcatcaactttgtaattgtcaataaaaacctttgacacttatgaaatgcttgtaattatacttcagtattccatagtaacatctgacaaaaatatctaaagacactgaagcagcagactttgtggaaattaatatttatgTAATTCtccaaacttttggccacgactgtacacaattagaaaaaaaggtgctatctaaaaccttaaagggttatttggctgtccccataggagaaccctttgaagaactagTTTTGGTTCGAGGTAAAAAAAACTTTTGGTTCAAGGTTGAACCCTTTTCGGTTCCATGTACTGTCCAGCCCtatccacagagggttctacctgaaaccaaaaaaggttctacctggaactaaaaataacccttttggaacacATTCTTCTACGAGTGTCTAACTACCATCGTTTCTCCTAACCTCCCTCCCCAGGCCTACGTGAACATGGCGCTCTTCGAGAACTTCACCTACGCCGGGATAGACGCCACGGCCGAGGAGGCCTGACTACCAGCCCCCACAGCCCCCGGCAGGTCACGTAGCCCACGGGAGAGGCCCCGGGGCTCAGCCCTGCGTTACTGCCGCCCCCCAGCTGCTGCCCAACGTGGGGACCGATGGAGTAGCAGACGATCCACCTGGACCACAAGGGTAAAGAGGGTGGACTGTGAAAGGACACTGTGGAGGTCTTATGGGGGCTGGGAAGGGAGATGTGGAACTGGACACTGCAGTCCTTTCTGAAGGAAAGTATAGAAGAATGAGGGGCTGCATGACGTGCTTAACAACCCTGCCAGGTTGCCAGGTGGGTTGGCGGGTGGGGCTGAGGGTTGCCTTTGGGTGCGTGTTTGGGAAATGTGACACTAGTCTTGGGACACGTTGTGGTCCTTGTTTGAAGGACAGGATGGGCAAGGAAGATGCTCCATGACATGATACTACACTGCCGGAGTCACATGCTATTACACTGCCAGAGTCTGATGGGTGCTCAATGAACTTACAAGCCCTTCATCAAAACGGAGAGAGGACTTTTTTTGTGGACATATGCTCACACGTGTAGTTAGCTGTCGATTCTGAGATGGATCCGactgggggaaaaaaactatgTTGCACTTGTCTATTCActtatttcttgttttgttgtaggggagagtggggtaagttgaacacttatttcttgttttgttgtgGGGTAAGTTGAACACCTTTTTACATTCATCATCACTCCGTTAAGGGAAATATAGTATCTTTCCATCAAcaatatctacatatatttcaggatgttgtgtatccctggaaataataaATATGCATGTAAAAATGAGTTTTGAAAACATAGTGTGACCaaaaaaagtggtctcttggTGAATTAACTATTACCACTACATGGTAAATCATCAAGCATattttaacacaggcttaacacCGAACAAACACTTTATTCTCGTTTTTGACACTTTTAACATAGGCCCTGTCGTCACCTCATATCCCAGTGATAAATGCATTATGCctggaaagaaaacacttgaatttgctcaacttgccattggctcaacttaacccaaggcaaacattttgactatattagcccacacagctacaaggatgaaCTTTCATGCTCGGTTTAGGCCCTCATATTGAAGCTCCcgtagggtggtgcacaattggcccagtgtcgtcggggttaaggtttggccagggtaggccatcattgtaaaaaatcatttgttctaaactggcgtacctagttaattaaaggttaaataTTAAAACATGTAAAACATCTAGAAACCCCAACTGATGCATAGAACAATCTTAAaatgatctactttggtttagattaAAGCATCATGAAATCTCTAACacattaaatgtatttgacttggtgaaaatcagttttttttttttacctaacTTGCTTATCATTTTTCTccccatgtggtttcttccttcacagactccgtgaaatgatgacctcttcctaaatattagGTAAAAAATGATTCATTTTGTGCATTGTTTCCTAGAAACAAgagtggctcaacttaccccactctcccctgtATCGCTTGCTTTACATAAGTATGTACCTCCTGTACTGTATTTGTTCCTTAGCGTGTCCTTATCGAATTATATCATCCTCTTGTAAAAGTGTAGTATAAATCTTTTATACAGACAATTTGTTTACCTTTGTGACATACTGTATGCTACCTGTATCCCTTTGGATGGTGTATATCTACTGGAACTACTCTGTGAGAAAAGGGTTTATCTTTAATAAAAACCTCTCAGTGGTGACTGACTGGACTGAGGCACATAAATAACTTGAGCATTGAATCATTCCCCCCTGTTGGATCTAACCTGGAACCCAGTTTTGTGACGACGACGTGATTTTGGAGGTATGTGAGACTAGATCTAAACTCATCAACTATGCCCCTATTACCACTGTTTCTCAGAGTCCTGAAGTAAGGTAGAATAAACTGTTGTTTTTACTCATGGTGGAGATTGGGGGCACACTATTGGCTTACTATTGTCCCTCTGAATGTCAGTGTGTTTGGTGTCAGGGCTAAACCGCAGCCCAGGCTCTGACCGGGGAGGTCTGAGGTTGACAGGGCCCTGGCCTCTTCCCTGGTGCACAGAGCTGATCTTTTAGGACATACACCGACACACAccgacaccaacacacacacacacacagggcctggcCTCTTCCCTGCTGCAGGGAGCTGATCTTTTAGGACATACACCGACACACAccgacaccaacacacacacacacacagggcctggcCTCTTCCCTGCTGCACAGAGCTGATCTTTTAGGACATACAccgacacacaccaacacacacacacacacagggccctgGCCTCTTCCCTGCTGCAGGGAGCTGATCTGTCAATGTATTTCCTCCTGCTGACAGGCAAAGCACTGAGGACTGACACGCAGGGCCCCGCTGACTTGAGCTTCCTgacagcagaacacacacacacacacacacacacacacacatactgtagatggtcacacacacacacacacacacacacacacacacacacacacacacacacacacacacacacacacacacacacacacatactgtagatggtcacacacacacacacacacacactgtagatggtcacacacacacacacacacacacacacacacacacacacacacacacacacacacacacacacacacacacacacacacacacacacacacacacacacacacacacacacacacacacacatactgtagatggtcacacacacacacacacacacacacacactgtagatggtcacacacacacacacacacacacacacacacacacacacacacacacatactgtagatggtcacacacacacacacacacacacacacacacacacacacacacacacacacacacacacacacacacatactgtagatggtcacacacacacacacacacacacacacacacacacacatactgtagatggtcacactcacacacacacacacacacacacacacacacacacacacacgcttgttttaccaaacaattgattcccattcaaaccTCACCTTCACCCtgaacctaactcctaacccttaaccctaacggTGAATGTGCTTAAAGATGGCGGCTCCCATGTACTTACCACAAATGCCTAGTTTGCTAAGTTCGCCATATTCTACATTGCTCTCCATTAGCACAGAATACATTATCCAATTTATAGCTCCACGGTGGAGtcagtaaaaaaacaaaaatgaaaAAGTAGATTGTGCTGATTTACCGGCACACTGAACCAGAGCATTGTAGTTTAACTCTGTGGGTAGTGCTAAAACGATGACATCATATCTGAATTCCTCCATCTTGATGTACCTTtgccattctaaccctaactgtaaccctaaaatagccttttttcCTTGTAGGGCCCTTCGAAAGGTCACCacgaattttccttgttttactgttCTTAGGACTTctgtccccacaagaatagtcaACCCATAAACACTATAACATAAACTGGACCTCAGAGACAGTGCACCCAGGAGAAACGCACAGCTGTATCCTACTATTGACACAGATGCCGATATCGAACTGTTTAAGATTTCAGCCCTTCTACCAGGAAATAGGAACTGAAAAAGGATGCAACTTCTATAGGAGCACCCCTGTCTATCATCCCTGTCTGCGGTCCTCTTTGAGGCGATGCTCCAGCTGGTCCTATGGACCCAGCTGTCTCCGGTCAACTGACCAATAGATTAGTTGGAAGAGACAGTTGCTGAATTGTGGTCACAATGTGTtgacacagtgccttcagaacgtattcacaccccttgaccttttttccacatattgttgtcttacagcctgaatttgaaatggattaaaatgagattttgtgtcactggcctacacacaatagcccataatgtcaaagtggaattatgtttttagaaatgtttacaaatgaatgaaaaatgaaaagttgaaatgtcttgagtcagtaagtattcaacctgtctgttatggtaagcctaaatacgttcaggagtacaaatgtgcTTAAGAAGTCACATAAcatgttgcatggactcactttgtgtgcaataatagtgtttgacatgattttggaatgacttcctcatctttgtaccccacacatacaattatctgtaaggctCCTCAGTTAAGCAGTGAACAcaagctgtgttcgaatacccctattaacatactgtattctacataCAGAATGAGAATATacaacatactatatactattagttcattttagtagtGTTAATTTAACAACcggtatcctttcagttgagtgTACTAGCGCTATGTCTGTCTAccagaagttgatgctgttgctatgcaacctttTTTGCTAGCATGACAAATTACTAGCTAGACATTTTACAACTTTGGGTATatttcgtaaattcaatctggagtgccagagtgcgctctgggcgttcgtaaattcagagcgttgtcagggtctacaaagatacagacctcctttctaactcagtttctgctcagggatttcactatgaagccaatggtgacattaaaaTAGTCACAGAGTTTaacggctgtgataggagaaaactgaggatggctcAACAACACTGTAGAtaatccacaatactaacctaaatgacagagtgaaaagaaggaagcctgtacagaataaaaatagtttaaaaaacatgcatcctgtttgcaacaaggcactaaagtaataatgaAACAAATGTGGCTAACCAATTAACTTTAAGGGCCTGAATACAAAgttttatgtttggggcaaatccaatacaacacattactaagtAACGCTTTCAATGTTTTCAAGCGtattggtggctgcatcatgttatcggtatgcttgtaatcattaaggactggggagtttttcaggataaaaaagaaacagaatggagctaagcacaggcaaaatacaAGAGGTAAACCTTCCACCAGACACCGGAGTTGCTTAACAAGTAGTCagtgaatattcctgagtggccaagttaacATTTGATTTAAATCTACTTAGAAATCTATCGCAAGACCTGTTGTTGTCTAGCAATGCTCAACAACTCATTTGACAGAGCTAGAAACATTTTGAACATAACaatgtgtggaaagctcttagatacTTACAGAGAAAGACAAGCTGTAATCTGTGCCacaggtgcttctacaaagtattgacccaggggtgtgaatacttatgttaattagatatttctgtatttcattttcaatacatttgcacacatttctaaaaacatattttcacttcgtcattacggtgtattgtgtgtagatgggtgagaaaaaaataatTTGACCCGTTTTGAAttcatgctgtaacacaacaaaatgtgaagaagtcaaggggtatgaatactttcggaaggcactgTATGAGTCATATAACTGACTTTTTTCTGCAGACTCTGAATAAAGGATGACATGTTCAAAGATTTCCATTTGATCTTAGATGTTTGGTGAGAGAGTTTAGAGTAGCCATAATGGCTTATAGTGTAAGAGAGGTATGGAATTGAGTGTGTGAAAAATATCAACTAAGTTACCAATGTGTGTCAGAGGCCAACCTCTCTTTCACCCCCATCTGGGTGCCGGACTGGCTCaatccacacaacacacacttccTGTAGCATGAGGACCTGTCAGATAGGGCCTCCCCTCATTACTAACCCCCAGACCACAATGCTGTgttgacacacaacacactgacactctcGGACATAGAAGTTAATGGATAGTGATGGGGTAGGTTAGACATACCTGTCTGGATGTAAATGTCATGGATCTCAATCTCTGCGTCTGGCTCTGGACCATATTATGCTGGGTGGAAGTTCTGGGGCAGGGGACCAGGGATGGGGCTGTCCCTCATCTGTCAAAGAAAGGTATGACATTGGAGCACCTGTTTTTATCTTAAACAACAAAATAGATAACAATAGTAAACTGTCCACCAGTATGTACAATATCTGAGATAGTGTCACTGTCAGAGCTACCCAAATCAAGGCAATAATGTTGATCCTCTCACAGCCGTCCCTTGTTCTCTGCTGAGGATTTATGCCAATTTGTCTGTTAAGCACTGATATGACATGTTCACAGACAAGTGCATCAGTAGACGAAAGGAAATAtagaactttcaaaatacagaaagtgTCACAGTAAAGCACAGAAAAACGCATCATACTGTGACACTTTCTGTATTTTTGAAAGTTCTACAttttgaaaacttgattgctgacatgcaaaacgtTTTGGTACtttatcaacagtggactaatgaaacaaataccgaATGATTGTTTTGTGAGTAGTATTTTCCTTTAACGACCTGGGGGAATTCTATGTTAACGTGTTATACTAGGTGTTATACATTACACGCATCATTTTTATGACACGGTATATTTCATGAAACCCATCCTATCGGTATGTACTACACTCCATAACAGATGTTCTGCTGTTGGCGGATGATGCAAATCCAAAGTGTTTTACCAGGACACAGTATGACTTCACCTGTTTCTGGGAGATGCCAGACAACAAGTCTTATGACTTCTTCTATAGTAACGATGAGTATGTTCAGTGTATTCTGGTCATTCGCAAAAAATGTTCAGTGTATTCTGGTCATTCAGCAAGAAATTAAATACACTAACAGTTGAAGTGGACCTGACACTACACTCCATTCTGCCAGTCACCGATGCCAGTcatattctctctgtctgttcagtcgGGAGGAGAAGAGGTGTAATCTGATTCTccagaggacagaggaagggaaagTCCTCCATGtctgctccttccctccctctgatGTCttcctgttcaccttcacacacATCAGAGTGATGGAGGGCAGCTCCAACTACACACTATACGCACGCACGGTCAGCGTCGAGgaccagggtgagagagagagagagagagagcgtgagtgagagagagagagagagtgtgagtgagagagagagagagagagagagagagagagagagagagagagagagagagagagagagagagagagagagagcaagagagagagagagagcaagagagagagagggagagagagagagagagagagagagcaagagagagagagagagaagagagagaagagagagagagagagagaagagagagagagagagagagagagagagagagagagagagagagagagagagcaagagagagagagagagagaagagagagagaggcagagagagagagagagagagagagagagagagagagagagagagagagagagagagagagagagagagagagagagagaaaaaatgcacattttagtTGTTTGAAATCCAAAGTTCTTACTTTCCAGTAATGGCGTATCCTTTCGGCTTCATTCTTTCTTCTCCCTTATTTCTCCTCCGCCTCTCCTCAGTTCTCCTGGATCCCCCTGTGAATGTATCCCTTCACCCGACAGGGCAGACTGGGCAGTTCCAGGTGGAGTGGCACACACCCAGAGAGTGGGAGAACAACATGCAGTATGGGATACGTTACTCCTCCCAGAGCCTGAGGGAGAGAACTGAACTGGTAGGCCTACTGAAACTGGAAATCAACACCAATTCAACCAGTCAGATTAGCTGCAAGGGGAAAAAGAAAGATGAAAAAATCTAGCATGACTGGGACATTCACTATTAGTTTGTCTACTCAACTTGATGGTTGGCTACAGGGCATCCATTTGTGTCAGAAAGTCATCATCACCCAAACCCCACGCTGGTGTAGAACTCCTATGATATCTGTATCTGTCCCCAGATAAAGCCGGTGAGGTCCCAAATCCACAGCCTGGTCTCTCTGGCGCCAGGGGAGGTCGTCAGCGTCCAGCTGAGGGTCAAACCCAACGGCTACAGCGAGAAAGAGACCAGTGGTCATTGGAGCGACTGGTCGGTCCCCAAAACTGCCATGGTTCCTCAGAGTGCAGGTCTGTGGTAGTAGTATTGCTGTAAATGTGGTGTAGAGAAACTAAATATGGTCACTTTACATTACTGAGTTAGGTGATGGAGTTTTACTATAATTTTTCAACAGCTGATATCTCATTGTTGTGCCACACTTCTGACCTGCAAAACATCACCTGCCAATGGAATGGGCAGGCCTACAGAGATGATACCTACACCATATACTACAAGCTGGGACCCAGGTATTTACAAATTAATTTCTCCAACGAGCTTAATGCAAAGCCCTCCTCAAAGTAATCTAAATGTAGTTTTACAGCCAAAACATGATCATTGGCTATTTAACCTCTCTTGTTGTGTATTCTCTGCAGTGAAAGTGAGGGCTGGAGAGAGTGTATGCAGAATGAGAACATCTCCTACCATTGCAGTTTCCATGGAGCAGAGTCCAGTGAGATACGGGTCAAACTCAGCGCTGGTTCTGCTACTCCCAGGCGGACCTTCTACACTGAGCCTTTCAGACTCAACAACAGCAGTGAGTCACACTGATAAAATACCAACTGGCAGCTGTGAAATCCTCCCTTCATTAAAAAAGGAGTCTACCGGTATTCTACGTTTCCATTGAGTAAAAAAATGTAAAGTGGTCGAGTCTCGCATGCCTCTTGCTGTATTGCTGACAATGAAGTAAGATATTGATAATCATCTGTAACAGACAGTGCACTCTGTATTGCTGGACATGCACTAATCATCTCTGCAAAACTCctgttatgtctctctctcctctccctatgtGGCGGTCAGTTCAAACAGCCCCTCCTGGGAGGCTGAGGGGACAATGGGAGAAGGGcaggctgtgtctgaaatgggACACACCCTTATTGGCCCTGTCTGTCCACCTGATGTACCAGCACCGCTACCAGCCTGGAGAGGAGACTGTCTGGAAGGTACAGCATTATCGAAATGATCTTCTTCTGTTTACTTCATTCTGTTGTGTGGTAGAACCCTGCCTCTGTCCTTATAGCATGTAAACAGAGAACGACATGTTTTGTCACGAGTTTGTATTTTGCAGTACAGTACACATACCAATCACCCACCAGTAACTGGGTGCAATtgtgtgttgtcctctctccctagCTGGTGATCCTGCCGGGCCCAGAGACCAGTACCTGTCTGGACATTCAGACTGGAGTTCAGTACTATATCCAGGTCAGAGCCAGACCCAACGGGTCAGTCTACGCTGGCTACTGGAGCGACTGGTCACCCCGACTCACTGTGGACACGCCCTCAGACATAGGTACAGTAAAACAATCACTTATTATGTTTAACTTCTGGAGATATCCTCCTTCTCAAACTCTTCTAGAATTCTTGAATGTAACTCAACAGGTGCCCTCATCTCCTGCATCCCTCTCATGATGCTCGTTGTATCAATCGTCTTTATCTCCATGTTCTCCAGGTATCTCAGgtaaaattacatttttttgtacattttgttTCATAATtaaaaaatctttttttttttttttaccatgaaTGTATTCTTACCACCCTATTCGTGAACATGTGTGCTGAAACATCT is part of the Oncorhynchus keta strain PuntledgeMale-10-30-2019 chromosome 26, Oket_V2, whole genome shotgun sequence genome and encodes:
- the LOC118358875 gene encoding thrombopoietin receptor-like isoform X2; its protein translation is MDLNLCVWLWTILCWVEVLGQGTRDGAVPHLSKKDVLLLADDANPKCFTRTQYDFTCFWEMPDNKSYDFFYSNDDREEKRCNLILQRTEEGKVLHVCSFPPSDVFLFTFTHIRVMEGSSNYTLYARTVSVEDQVLLDPPVNVSLHPTGQTGQFQVEWHTPREWENNMQYGIRYSSQSLRERTELIKPVRSQIHSLVSLAPGEVVSVQLRVKPNGYSEKETSGHWSDWSVPKTAMVPQSAADISLLCHTSDLQNITCQWNGQAYRDDTYTIYYKLGPSESEGWRECMQNENISYHCSFHGAESSEIRVKLSAGSATPRRTFYTEPFRLNNSIQTAPPGRLRGQWEKGRLCLKWDTPLLALSVHLMYQHRYQPGEETVWKLVILPGPETSTCLDIQTGVQYYIQVRARPNGSVYAGYWSDWSPRLTVDTPSDIGALISCIPLMMLVVSIVFISMFSRYLSKLKQYLWPPVPNLDKVLHGFLTDINGQTWDPPFNIKQCSEETPACVVEIMSEREASGRGMLPLLLSSEQGTSGGEEESLPTLVLDVSPDYVTLTTDDVIPRLGGNEYVYDGEVGAESQSLWVGGEEVLQVRCHCSFTRSSSFPSSSSTTDILNHSYLLLAEHPIKRLDYPGQQGAPQGSRVYVNLEDTSSANTNA
- the LOC118358875 gene encoding thrombopoietin receptor-like isoform X4; the encoded protein is MDLNLCVWLWTILCWVEVLGQGTRDGAVPHLSKKDVLLLADDANPKCFTRTQYDFTCFWEMPDNKSYDFFYSNDDHRCQSYSLCLFSREEKRCNLILQRTEEGKVLHVCSFPPSDVFLFTFTHIRVMEGSSNYTLYARTVSVEDQVLLDPPVNVSLHPTGQTGQFQVEWHTPREWENNMQYGIRYSSQSLRERTELIKPVRSQIHSLVSLAPGEVVSVQLRVKPNGYSEKETSGHWSDWSVPKTAMVPQSAADISLLCHTSDLQNITCQWNGQAYRDDTYTIYYKLGPSESEGWRECMQNENISYHCSFHGAESSEIRVKLSAGSATPRRTFYTEPFRLNNSIQTAPPGRLRGQWEKGRLCLKWDTPLLALSVHLMYQHRYQPGEETVWKLVILPGPETSTCLDIQTGVQYYIQVRARPNGSVYAGYWSDWSPRLTVDTPSDIGALISCIPLMMLVVSIVFISMFSRYLSKLKQYLWPPVPNLDKVLHGFLTDINGQTWDPPFNIKQCSEETPACVVEIMSEREASGRGMLPLLLSSEQGTSGGEEESLPTLVLDVSPDYVTLTTDDVIPRLGGNETNLVRKHRVDPCLDPWWSLCRPCVRRARRPG
- the LOC118358875 gene encoding thrombopoietin receptor-like isoform X1 yields the protein MDLNLCVWLWTILCWVEVLGQGTRDGAVPHLSKKDVLLLADDANPKCFTRTQYDFTCFWEMPDNKSYDFFYSNDDHRCQSYSLCLFSREEKRCNLILQRTEEGKVLHVCSFPPSDVFLFTFTHIRVMEGSSNYTLYARTVSVEDQVLLDPPVNVSLHPTGQTGQFQVEWHTPREWENNMQYGIRYSSQSLRERTELIKPVRSQIHSLVSLAPGEVVSVQLRVKPNGYSEKETSGHWSDWSVPKTAMVPQSAADISLLCHTSDLQNITCQWNGQAYRDDTYTIYYKLGPSESEGWRECMQNENISYHCSFHGAESSEIRVKLSAGSATPRRTFYTEPFRLNNSIQTAPPGRLRGQWEKGRLCLKWDTPLLALSVHLMYQHRYQPGEETVWKLVILPGPETSTCLDIQTGVQYYIQVRARPNGSVYAGYWSDWSPRLTVDTPSDIGALISCIPLMMLVVSIVFISMFSRYLSKLKQYLWPPVPNLDKVLHGFLTDINGQTWDPPFNIKQCSEETPACVVEIMSEREASGRGMLPLLLSSEQGTSGGEEESLPTLVLDVSPDYVTLTTDDVIPRLGGNEYVYDGEVGAESQSLWVGGEEVLQVRCHCSFTRSSSFPSSSSTTDILNHSYLLLAEHPIKRLDYPGQQGAPQGSRVYVNLEDTSSANTNA
- the LOC118358875 gene encoding thrombopoietin receptor-like isoform X3 is translated as MDLNLCVWLWTILCWVEVLGQGTRDGAVPHLSKKDVLLLADDANPKCFTRTQYDFTCFWEMPDNKSYDFFYSNDDHRCQSYSLCLFSREEKRCNLILQRTEEGKVLHVCSFPPSDVFLFTFTHIRVMEGSSNYTLYARTVSVEDQVLLDPPVNVSLHPTGQTGQFQVEWHTPREWENNMQYGIRYSSQSLRERTELIKPVRSQIHSLVSLAPGEVVSVQLRVKPNGYSEKETSGHWSDWSVPKTAMVPQSAADISLLCHTSDLQNITCQWNGQAYRDDTYTIYYKLGPSFHGAESSEIRVKLSAGSATPRRTFYTEPFRLNNSIQTAPPGRLRGQWEKGRLCLKWDTPLLALSVHLMYQHRYQPGEETVWKLVILPGPETSTCLDIQTGVQYYIQVRARPNGSVYAGYWSDWSPRLTVDTPSDIGALISCIPLMMLVVSIVFISMFSRYLSKLKQYLWPPVPNLDKVLHGFLTDINGQTWDPPFNIKQCSEETPACVVEIMSEREASGRGMLPLLLSSEQGTSGGEEESLPTLVLDVSPDYVTLTTDDVIPRLGGNEYVYDGEVGAESQSLWVGGEEVLQVRCHCSFTRSSSFPSSSSTTDILNHSYLLLAEHPIKRLDYPGQQGAPQGSRVYVNLEDTSSANTNA